From a single Poecilia reticulata strain Guanapo linkage group LG2, Guppy_female_1.0+MT, whole genome shotgun sequence genomic region:
- the LOC103459381 gene encoding ribosyldihydronicotinamide dehydrogenase [quinone]-like has translation MAKKVLIVYAHQSSGSFNAAAKNIAVEVLTAQGCTVEVSDLYAMGFKATATAEDIKGDLKDAENFCYLDESKLAWEQGRLSDDVTKEQSKLTEADLVIFQFPMYWFSVPGILKGWFDRVLTNGFAFLQEKPYGLETFKDKKAMLSFTTGSPESMFCTIGINGDINVTLWPLQNGILHYCGFQLLAPEVFWAPALAAAGDRKNMLESWRTRLQGLLEEEPLSFTPLDCFDKETFQMKHEHVSEEFGLSVGIHLSKPQLSRSQMKD, from the exons ATGG caaagaaAGTGCTGATTGTGTATGCTCACCAGAGCTCTGGATCATTCAatgctgcagctaaaaatattgCAGTGGAGGTTCTGACTgctcagggctgcacagtggaagTCTCTGACCTGTATGCCATGGGTTTTAAAGCCACTGCTACAGCTGAGGACATTAAAG GAGACTTGAAGGATGCTGAGAACTTCTGTTATCTTGATGAATCCAAACTTGCATGGGAGCAGGGAAGACTTTCAGATGAYGTCACAAAAGAGCAATCTAAGCTCACTGAGGCAGACTTGGTCATCTTTCAG TTCCCCATGTACTGGTTCAGTGTTCCTGGCATCCTGAAGGGCTGGTTTGATCGGGTGCTCACCAATGGCTTTGCCTTTTTACAAGAGAAACCCTACGGCCTGGAAACTTTCAAG GACAAGAAAGCCATGCTGTCCTTCACCACTGGGTCTCCAGAATCCATGTTTTGTACAATTGGTATTAATGGAGACATAAATGTCACACTGTGGCCACTGCAG AACGGCATCCTGCACTACTGTGGCTTCCAGCTTCTGGCCCCTGAGGTTTTCTGGGCTCCGGCtcttgctgctgctggagatcgTAAGAACATGCTGGAGAGCTGGCGCACACGACTGCAAGgtctgctggaggaggagccCCTGTCCTTCACTCCCTTGGACTGTTTTGATAAGGAGACTTTCCAGATGAAACATGAACATGTCAGTGAAGAGTTTGGTCTGTCTGTGGGCATCCACCTGAGCAAGCCACAGCTGTCTCGGAGCCAGATGAAAGATTGA
- the LOC103459390 gene encoding ribosyldihydronicotinamide dehydrogenase [quinone]-like, with protein MAKKVLIVYAHQNSRSFNAAAKNAAVDILTDQGCIVEVSDLYAMASKAAATAEDLKGNLTCAEAFRYPDESKLSWEQGNLSYEIAKEQSKLAEADLVIFQFPMYWFGVPGILKGWFDWVLTNGFDFSQDEPYGLEIFKGKKAVLSLTTGCRTAMFCVDDDMNVTLWPLQNGVLHHCGFQVLAPQVFWAPEFADAEERWNMLASWRLRLEGLLEEEPLSFTPLVCFNEKTSQLKPDDHEKHASK; from the exons ATGg caaAGAAAGTGCTGATTGTGTATGCTCACCAGAACTCTAGATCATTCAATGCTGCAGCTAAAAATGCTGCTGTGGATATTCTGACTGACCAGGGCTGCATAGTGGAAGTCTCTGACTTGTATGCCATGGCTTCTAAAGCCGCTGCTACAGCAGAGGACCTCAAAG gAAACTTGACGTGTGCTGAGGCCTTCCGTTATCCTGATGAATCCAAACTTTCATGGGAGCAGGGAAACCTTTCATATGAAATCGCAAAGGAGCAATCTAAGTTAGCTGAGGCAGATTTGGTCATCTTTCAG TTCCCCATGTACTGGTTCGGTGTTCCTGGCATCCTGAAGGGCTGGTTTGATTGGGTGCTCACCAATGGCTTTGACTTTTCGCAAGACGAACCCTACGGCCTGGAAATCTTCAAG GGCAAGAAAGCCGTGCTGTCCTTGACGACTGGATGTCGTACAGCCATGTTCTGTGTTGATGACGACATGAATGTCACATTGTGGCCACTACAG AACGGTGTCCTGCACCACTGTGGCTTCCAGGTTCTggcccctcaggtcttctgggcTCCGGAATTTGCTGATGCTGAAGAGCGTTGGAACATGCTGGCGAGCTGGCGCTTACGACTGGAAGgcctgctggaggaggagccCCTGTCCTTCACTCCCTTGGTCTGTTTTAATGAGAAGACTTCCCAGTTGAAGCCTGATGATCATGAGAAACATGCCAGCAAATAG
- the LOC103459403 gene encoding ribosyldihydronicotinamide dehydrogenase [quinone]-like: protein MAKKVLIVYAHQSSGSFNAAAKNIAVEVLTAQGCTVEVSDLYAMGFKATATAEDIKGDLKDAENFCYLDESKLAWEQGRLSDDXTKEQSKLTEADLVIFQFPMYWFSVPGILKGWFDRVLTNGFAFLQEKPYGLETFKDKKAMLSFTTGSPESMFCTIGINGDINVTLWPLQNGILHYCGFQLLAPEVFWAPALAAAGDRKNMLESWRTRLQGLLEEEPLSFTPLDCFDKETFQLKNISEEFGLSVGFHLSNPQPSQSQMKD from the exons ATGG CAAAGAAAGTACTGATTGTGTATGCTCACCAGAGCTCTGGATCATTCAatgctgcagctaaaaatattgCAGTGGAGGTTCTGACTgctcagggctgcacagtggaagTCTCTGACCTGTATGCCATGGGTTTTAAAGCCACTGCTACAGCTGAGGACATYAAAG GAGACTTGAAGGATGCTGAGAACTTCTGTTATCTTGATGAATCCAAACTTGCATGGGAGCAGGGAAGACTTTCAGATGACRTCACAAAAGAGCAATCTAAGCTCACTGAGGCAGACTTGGTCATCTTTCAG TTCCCCATGTACTGGTTCAGTGTTCCTGGCATCCTGAAGGGCTGGTTTGATCGGGTGCTCACCAATGGCTTTGCCTTTTTACAAGAGAAACCCTACGGCCTGGAAACTTTCAAG GACAAGAAAGCCATGCTGTCCTTCACCACTGGGTCTCCAGAATCCATGTTTTGTACAATTGGTATTAATGGAGACATAAATGTCACACTGTGGCCACTGCAG AAYGGCATCCTGCACTACTGTGGCTTCCAGCTTCTGGCCCCTGAGGTTTTCTGGGCTCCGGCtcttgctgctgctggagatcgTAAGAACATGCTGGAGAGCTGGCGCACACGACTGCAAGgtctgctggaggaggagccCCTGTCCTTCACTCCCTTGGACTGTTTTGATAAGGAGACTTTCCAGTTGAAAAATATCAGTGAAGAGTTTGGTCTGTCTGTGGGCTTCCACCTGAGCAATCCACAGCCGTCTCAGAGCCAGATGAAAGATTGA
- the ackr3a gene encoding atypical chemokine receptor 3a, producing MSLSAAELEELWEDLGELNVSDSFSNISRVDVMVCTTAFNRTALLYSMCVLYTFIFVIGLAANGLVLWVNIRAQRDSTPRHETHMYIAHLAVADLCVCVTLPVWVSSLAQHGHWPFGEVACKLTHLLFSVNLFGSIFFLACMSVDRYLSVTQHREEGGARRKLIRRAACFGVWLLALVASSPETYFLRAVKSVHGDTMVCRPEYPEENHREWMVGVQLSFILLGFVLPFPVIAVFYALLARAFSRSSSSSSSSSSSHLEQERRVSRRVILAYIVIFLACWGPYHAALLVDALSQLGLVPLTCGLENVLYVALHLTQCLSLLHCCFNPILYNFINRNYRYDLMKAFIFKYSTRTGLARLIETNNMSETEYSAVENPPLI from the coding sequence ATGAGCCTTAGCGCCGCCGAGCTGGAGGAGCTGTGGGAGGACCTCGGAGAGCTGAACGTCTCCGACAGCTTCAGCAACATATCAAGAGTGGATGTAATGGTGTGCACCACAGCTTTTAACCGCACTGCTCTGCTGTACTCCATGTGTGTCCTCTACACTTTTATCTTCGTCATCGGACTGGCTGCCAACGGTCTGGTCCTCTGGGTGAACATCCGTGCCCAAAGAGACTCCACGCCTCGCCACGAGACGCATATGTACATTGCTCACCTAGCAGTTGCAGATTTATGCGTGTGTGTCACTCTGCCTGTGTGGGTGAGCTCCCTGGCCCAACATGGCCACTGGCCATTTGGCGAAGTGGCATGCAAGCTCACGCACCTGCTCTTCTCTGTGAACCTCTTTGGCAGCATCTTCTTCCTGGCCTGCATGAGCGTGGACCGCTACCTGAGCGTGACGCAGCACAGAGAAGAGGGAGGCGCTCGCAGGAAGTTGATCCGTCGAGCTGCGTGTTTTGGGGTGTGGCTTCTGGCTTTGGTGGCGTCTTCTCCTGAAACCTACTTCCTGCGTGCTGTGAAGTCGGTGCACGGCGACACTATGGTGTGCAGGCCAGAGTATCCAGAGGAAAACCACAGGGAGTGGATGGTGGGAGTGCAGCTCAGCTTCATCCTGCTGGGCTTTGTTCTTCCCTTTCCAGTCATTGCAGTGTTTTACGCCCTGCTAGCCAGAGCTTTCAGCcgctcttcttcctcctcatcatcatcatcgtcttCCCATTTGGAGCAGGAGCGCCGTGTGAGCCGCAGGGTAATTCTGGCCTACATTGTGATTTTCCTGGCCTGCTGGGGGCCCTATCATGCTGCTCTGCTGGTTGACGCACTGTCACAACTGGGCCTGGTGCCACTGACTTGTGGCCTGGAGAACGTGCTCTATGTGGCCTTGCACCTCACCCAGTGCCTGTCCCTGCTCCACTGCTGTTTCAACCCCATTCTCTACAACTTCATCAATCGAAACTACCGCTACGACCTCATGAAGGCCTTCATTTTCAAATACTCAACTCGAACGGGCTTGGCACGTC